A region of Sugiyamaella lignohabitans strain CBS 10342 chromosome A, complete sequence DNA encodes the following proteins:
- a CDS encoding Pc12g14970 → MGQVKTLEDLPSYNQLPNKQRFWEWGPPGSHEEGLGKQNLLTPEHVAKSAKSEIKTGDRIGLGWEMHKLEYPAFGRKHFDLKIDARSEFSLDDIYEFNPQQSSQWDGFRHYQQPVAFSGADEDKQKGKVDGLWFGGASRSEITEKGSTRIGVHHWAQQGIVGRGVLIDYATYAEEKGIKYSCFEPNIITHADLQGAIKRFNVDIQPADIVFIRIGLPREWDKYSDEEKKAIQERPPEFMGLEPSQDNLSWIWDNHFPAVASDAIALEVLPKGGYPNGLPMHQHLLAGWGVTIGEIFNLEPLAELCKKLNRYSFFVASVPLNAVGAVSTPPNAVAIF, encoded by the coding sequence ATGGGTCAAGTCAAGACATTAGAAGACCTCCCGTCTTACAACCAGCTTCCAAACAAACAGAGATTTTGGGAGTGGGGGCCACCTGGTTCTCACGAAGAAGGTCTGGGTAAACAAAACCTGTTGACACCTGAACATGTGGCTAAAAGTGCCAAATCCGAAATCAAAACTGGAGATAGAATTGGACTGGGATGGGAAATGCATAAACTCGAGTATCCTGCGTTTGGCAGAAAGCACTTCGACTTGAAGATTGATGCTCGTTCTGAATTCTCACTTGACGACATTTATGAGTTCAATCCACAACAATCGTCTCAATGGGACGGATTCAGGCACTATCAGCAGCCAGTTGCATTCTCTGGCGCTGATGAAGACAAGCAAAAGGGGAAAGTCGATGGACTATGGTTTGGAGGTGCCAGTAGATCTGAGATTACTGAAAAAGGGTCAACTCGGATTGGTGTACACCATTGGGCCCAGCAGGGTATTGTTGGCCGAGGAGTCCTTATTGACTATGCTACTTATGCTGAAGAAAAAGGGATTAAGTATTCATGCTTCGAGCCCAATATCATCACCCATGCGGACTTGCAAGGAGCTATTAAACGATTCAATGTGGACATTCAACCAGCAGATATCGTTTTCATCCGTATTGGCCTTCCTAGAGAATGGGATAAGTACTCggatgaagagaagaaagccATTCAGGAGCGACCTCCTGAGTTCATGGGTCTGGAGCCCAGCCAGGACAACCTGAGCTGGATCTGGGACAATCACTTCCCTGCCGTGGCCTCAGATGCCATTGCACTCGAAGTACTTCCCAAAGGTGGCTATCCCAACGGTCTACCCATGCACCAACACCTCCTAGCGGGCTGGGGAGTCACCATTGGTGAAATTTTTAACCTCGAACCGCTCGCGGAGCTCTGCAAGAAACTCAACCGCTACTCCTTCTTCGTGGCCTCGGTCCCACTCAACGCTGTCGGTGCGGTATCTACACCTCCTAATGCAGTAGCTATCTTTTAA